In a single window of the Salvia hispanica cultivar TCC Black 2014 unplaced genomic scaffold, UniMelb_Shisp_WGS_1.0 HiC_scaffold_29, whole genome shotgun sequence genome:
- the LOC125198832 gene encoding wall-associated receptor kinase-like 8, with translation MAFQLFSIFIIASIFFLLPPSISAGLVAKPGCPDRCGKLLIPYPFGVGSDCSLDPSFNISCINSTSTGPPKAYITILDKEVIEINETYVRVKYPNFVASACYGLPETEPHGAALNLSGTQYTLSSENWLTAIGCDDMVLGTDQPNGILVGTEQTNGSLVGSSCATLCGEGNHTGGVGYCPDGGFWSVLGNGCCRAPITGGSTFLRAQLTDLSGALARGRVFPCSYAFIQETGFVFDSGNQSVFSYKLEFLQNNSKAFSDEFMETSMAPVVQLNWRIGNKNCSQQLPNDPSYACRDRSICWDEYDVDGYYCICFQGYKGNAYLNGGCQAYSLPVAKPGCLDQCGNLSIPYPFGIGPNCYMDPSFEISCNVTTNPPKAYLSILNAEIYDINDQSQVRVNYPKVAFACYNLSESRSLIIDLTATQFTLSTLNVLTAHGCDDMAVAYGKSNNTSFVGGSCAALCTRSSDQGEYGSCATSYVTYADFKRYMPGNGCCQSPISRGIAYLEANLTDLSGQWRRKLYPCSYAFVSEKTSYYFGGYPLEYLSNSTAPLEDYNYFLAVVVLDWRIGKENCNVAQTKATTFGCKGNTSCVDFDENAGGYICRCLEGYQGNPYLGLGCQDIDECGDNTTNPCNSNSICTNTPGSVTCVCPRGFYGDGRKDGKGCIEVTQSKSKSIILTGMGSALGFILFLLMSFGMYKMLKKRKQKMVKEKFFKRNGGLLLQQQTNEGALGKTKVFPSQELEFATDYFNESRILGRGGQGTVYKGMLSDGKIVAVKKSKLVEENQLEQFINEVVILSQINHRNVVKLLGCCLETEVPLLVYEFMPNGTLFELIHDPNNEFPISWSMRLKIASDIAGALAYLHYASSVPIYHRDIKSSNILLDEKYVVKVSDFGTSRSVNADQTHLTTMVKGTFGYLDPEYFQSSQFTEKSDVYSFGVVIVELLTGQRAISMGKTDDDRSLATRFLTCMEEKCLDKILDPQVLEQGRMEEVLLVARLAQRCLNLKGKMRPTMKEVSTELESFRISHMSCSTLKEEFEDETDIEVKPISLSDIEYSWTASYKSPSASSSDAHPLM, from the exons ATGGCTTtccaattattttcaattttcataatcGCTTcgattttctttcttcttccgCCATCCATTTCTGCCGGCCTTGTCGCCAAACCCGGATGCCCGGACCGGTGTGGGAAGCTATTGATTCCATATCCATTTGGAGTCGGGTCGGATTGCTCCCTCGATCCGTCTTTCAACATCAGTTGCATAAATTCCACTTCCACGGGTCCTCCAAAAGCGTACATCACAATTCTTGATAAAGAAGTGATCGAAATAAACGAAACTTACGTTCGGGTCAAGTACCCCAACTTTGTAGCGTCCGCTTGCTACGGCTTGCCAGAAACTGAGCCGCACGGTGCGGCCTTGAATCTGTCGGGAACTCAGTACACGCTGTCGTCGGAGAACTGGCTGACCGCCATCGGCTGCGATGATATGGTGCTCGGGACTGACCAGCCGAACGGGATTTTGGTGGGGACTGAGCAGACGAACGGGAGCTTGGTGGGGAGCAGCTGCGCCACGCTTTGCGGCGAGGGGAATCACACCGGCGGCGTTGGGTATTGCCCGGATGGCGGGTTTTGGTCGGTGCTCGGTAATGGCTGTTGCCGTGCCCCTATTACCGGAG GCAGCACTTTCCTAAGAGCACAATTAACTGACCTAAGTGGAGCATTGGCACGTGGTAGGGTTTTCCCATGCAGCTATGCCTTTATCCAGGAGACAGGATTTGTATTTGACAGTGGAAATCAATCTGTATTTTCGTATAAGTTGGAGTTTCTACAGAATAACTCCAAGGCATTCTCAGATGAGTTTATGGAGACGTCGATGGCACCGGTGGTGCAGCTAAATTGGCGGATTGGGAACAAGAATTGCAGTCAGCAGCTGCCCAATGATCCTAGCTATGCATGTAGAGATAGGAGTATTTGTTGGGATGAATATGATGTTGATGGATACTATTGCATCTGCTTTCAAGGATACAAGGGCAATGCTTATCTCAACGGAGGATGCCAAg CATATTCCCTACCGGTGGCTAAACCTGGATGCCTGGATCAATGTGGGAATTTATCGATTCCATATCCATTCGGAATAGGGCCAAATTGCTACATGGATCCGTCTTTCGAGATCAGCTGCAATGTCACCACCAACCCCCCCAAAGCATACCTCTCCATTCTCAATGCAGAAATCTACGACATTAATGATCAATCTCAGGTTAGGGTTAATTACCCGAAGGTAGCCTTCGCCTGCTACAATTTGTCAGAGAGCCGAAGCTTGATCATTGATTTGACAGCAACTCAGTTTACACTGTCGACGCTGAATGTGCTCACCGCCCATGGCTGCGACGACATGGCGGTGGCCTATGGAAAATCCAACAACACAAGTTTTGTAGGGGGAAGCTGCGCCGCCTTGTGCACCCGCTCCAGCGATCAAGGCGAATATGGTTCTTGCGCAACATCCTACGTGACATATGCAGATTTTAAGAGGTATATGCCCGGGAATGGCTGTTGCCAGTCCCCCATTTCTAGAG GTATCGCTTACTTGGAAGCAAATTTGACAGACTTAAGTGGACAATGGCGTAGGAAGCTATACCCTTGCAGCTACGCTTTCGTCTCAGAGAAGACTTCATATTATTTTGGTGGTTACCCACTGGAATATCTTAGCAACTCAACTGCACCACTCGaagattataattattttctggCCGTAGTGGTGTTAGATTGGAGGATTGGGAAAGAGAATTGCAATGTAGCACAAACAAAGGCTACTACTTTTGGTTGTAAGGGCAATACAAGttgtgttgattttgatgaaaatgctGGAGGCTACATCTGCCGATGCTTGGAAGGATACCAAGGCAATCCTTACCTTGGACTAGGATGTCAAG ATATTGATGAATGTGGTGATAATACAACAAATCCATGCAATTCAAATTCGATTTGCACCAATACTCCTGGTTCTGTCACCTGTGTGTGTCCAAGAGGATTTTATGGTGATGGAAGGAAAGATGGCAAAGGATGTATTGAGGTCACACAATCCAAGTCCAAGAGCATAATCTTGACAG GTATGGGATCTGCATTAGGGTTTATACTATTCCTCCTTATGTCCTTTGGGATGTATAAGATGCTGAAAAAGAGAAAGCAAAAAATGGTTAAAGAGAAGTTCTTTAAACGAAATGGTGGTCTTCTCCTACAACAGCAAACTAATGAAGGGGCACttggaaaaacaaaagtttTCCCCTCACAAGAGCTGGAGTTCGCTACAGATTACTTTAATGAAAGTCGGATTCTCGGACGCGGAGGGCAAGGCACGGTCTACAAAGGAATGTTGTCCGACGGCAAGATTGTGGCGGTCAAGAAATCAAAGTTGGTCGAGGAGAATCAACTGGAACAGTTCATAAATGAGGTGGTGATACTGTCACAGATCAATCACAGAAATGTGGTCAAATTGCTCGGCTGTTGTTTAGAGACTGAGGTTCCTCTCCTTGTTTATGAATTCATGCCAAATGGGACTCTTTTTGAGCTCATTCACGATCCAAATAATGAATTTCCGATCTCGTGGAGCATGCGTTTGAAGATCGCATCAGATATAGCAGGGGCACTAGCCTACTTACATTATGCATCTTCCGTGCCTATCTATCATCGAGATATCAAGTCCAGTAACATCCTTTTAGATGAAAAATATGTAGTCAAGGTATCGGATTTCGGAACTTCAAGGTCGGTTAATGCAGATCAGACTCATTTGACTACTATGGTTAAAGGGACGTTCGGATATTTAGATCCAGAGTATTTTCAGTCGAGCCAATTCACAGAAAAGAGTGATGTGTATAGTTTTGGAGTAGTTATTGTCGAGCTCCTAACCGGGCAAAGGGCGATATCTATGGGGAAAACAGACGATGACAGAAGCCTAGCAACACGATTTCTTACATGCATGGAAGAAAAATGCCTTGACAAAATTTTAGATCCTCAAGTTTTAGAGCAAGGTAGGATGGAAGAAGTGCTTTTAGTTGCAAGGCTTGCGCAGAGGTGTTTGAATCTGAAAGGGAAAATGAGACCAACAATGAAAGAAGTTTCAACAGAATTGGAAAGTTTTAGGATATCTCATATGTCCTGTTCAACTTTGAAAGAAGAATTTGAGGATGAGACAGACATTGAAGTTAAGCCCATATCACTTTCAGATATTGAATACTCATGGACAGCCAGTTACAAGAGTCCCTCTGCTTCATCCTCAGACGCACATCCCTTAATGTGA